The proteins below come from a single Polymorphobacter fuscus genomic window:
- a CDS encoding DUF934 domain-containing protein, with amino-acid sequence MDNFDNQDQQAVAGAPSPALDDRPARLRFRDDAPFDSPIAPLADFLAGGNFAAVRIEPGDDVRALHPHFDRLKLVEVAFPKFRDGRGYSSARILREEGFTGEIRAAGDVLVDQIGFMRRVGFDSFAPDVPLNLKVVQATLDRYPYVYMKSSDGKPPVWALRHG; translated from the coding sequence ATGGATAATTTCGACAATCAGGACCAGCAGGCGGTCGCCGGGGCGCCGTCGCCGGCGCTCGACGACCGTCCGGCACGGCTGCGCTTTCGCGACGATGCGCCCTTCGACAGCCCGATCGCACCGCTTGCCGATTTCCTCGCCGGCGGCAATTTCGCCGCCGTGCGGATCGAGCCCGGCGATGACGTCCGCGCCCTCCACCCGCATTTCGACCGGCTGAAGCTGGTCGAGGTCGCGTTCCCCAAGTTCCGCGATGGCCGCGGCTATTCCTCGGCGCGCATCCTGCGCGAGGAAGGCTTTACCGGGGAAATCCGCGCTGCCGGCGATGTGCTCGTCGACCAGATCGGCTTCATGCGGCGGGTCGGCTTCGACAGTTTCGCGCCCGATGTGCCGCTCAACCTCAAGGTCGTCCAGGCGACGCTCGATCGCTACCCCTATGTCTATATGAAGTCGTCCGACGGCAAACCGCCGGTCTGGGCGCTGCGGCATGGCTAG
- the cobA gene encoding uroporphyrinogen-III C-methyltransferase gives MTIADKSAAATGRVILVGAGPGAADLLTLRAARALAAADVVVHDGLVGADVMAMVPAGARLVSVAKRRDRHTMQQADIGALLVREAQAGHVVVRLKGGDPFIFGRGGEEVSACNAAGIAVEVIPGVSAALGGAAAALMPLTHRDHASIVSFVAGECRGLADQNWVGLAGKGRTLVIYMGVTGADRIAEKLIGDGLAPDTPVAILERATLADMRVLRACLADLGGLVAREAVISPALIIVGDVATLGADAALTQITKALPCPIS, from the coding sequence ATGACAATTGCCGACAAATCTGCCGCTGCGACCGGCCGGGTGATCCTGGTCGGCGCCGGCCCAGGCGCCGCCGATCTGTTGACGCTGCGCGCCGCGCGCGCGCTCGCCGCCGCCGATGTCGTCGTCCATGATGGTCTTGTCGGCGCCGATGTCATGGCGATGGTGCCGGCCGGTGCCCGGCTGGTGTCGGTCGCCAAGCGCCGCGACCGCCACACCATGCAGCAAGCCGATATCGGTGCGTTGCTGGTCCGCGAGGCGCAGGCCGGCCATGTCGTGGTGCGGCTGAAGGGCGGCGACCCATTCATCTTCGGTCGTGGCGGCGAGGAAGTCAGTGCCTGCAACGCCGCCGGCATCGCGGTCGAGGTCATCCCCGGTGTCTCGGCGGCGCTGGGCGGCGCGGCAGCGGCGCTGATGCCGCTGACGCATCGCGACCATGCCTCGATCGTCTCCTTTGTCGCCGGCGAATGCCGTGGCCTTGCCGACCAGAATTGGGTCGGCCTTGCCGGCAAAGGACGGACGCTGGTGATCTACATGGGCGTCACCGGTGCTGATCGCATCGCCGAAAAACTGATCGGCGATGGCCTGGCCCCCGACACGCCTGTTGCCATTCTCGAACGTGCCACGCTCGCCGACATGCGGGTGCTGCGCGCCTGCCTTGCCGATCTCGGTGGGCTGGTGGCACGCGAAGCTGTCATTTCCCCGGCGCTGATCATCGTCGGCGATGTTGCAACCCTGGGCGCCGATGCGGCGCTCACCCAGATCACGAAGGCCCTGCCATGCCCAATATCCTGA
- a CDS encoding DUF2849 domain-containing protein — protein MPNILTGNRLETGDVLYWDGADWSTRIADAAEIGAEGEPLLARLIAEERINDPVLIPVTGSAGNWMPTTTRERVRASGPSVRADLARGSLSVEAI, from the coding sequence ATGCCCAATATCCTGACCGGCAATCGGCTCGAAACCGGCGATGTCCTGTACTGGGACGGCGCCGACTGGAGCACCCGCATCGCCGATGCCGCCGAGATCGGCGCAGAAGGCGAGCCGCTGCTTGCCCGGCTGATCGCCGAGGAACGCATCAACGACCCCGTGCTCATTCCCGTCACCGGCAGCGCCGGCAACTGGATGCCCACCACCACCCGCGAGCGCGTTCGCGCCTCCGGCCCCAGCGTCCGCGCCGACCTGGCGCGCGGCAGCCTTTCTGTGGAAGCCATCTGA
- a CDS encoding phosphoadenylyl-sulfate reductase: MASTAAAPARQVDAIDTAPPFTLPDVARLTAKYAGVATEAMLADLLAGELRGRVAAVSSFGSESAVLLDMVAAVDKDVPVIFVNTQKIFGETLAYRDTLAEQLGFTDLRVYRPDPRLLAAKDATSLRWSYDPDGCCDLRKVEPLRRALAPFDAWISGRKGFQGKTRAALPRFELDEGRLKVNPLADWTRDAIDAAFTARKLPRHPLEAQGYPSVGCVPCTSQVQPGEDPRAGRWRGWDKTECGIHDPVF, from the coding sequence ATGGCTAGCACGGCGGCCGCACCGGCACGCCAGGTCGACGCCATCGACACGGCGCCGCCCTTCACCCTGCCCGATGTGGCACGGTTGACGGCGAAATATGCCGGCGTCGCCACCGAAGCCATGCTCGCCGACCTGCTCGCCGGGGAATTGCGCGGGCGGGTGGCTGCCGTATCGTCGTTCGGCAGCGAATCGGCAGTGCTGCTCGACATGGTCGCCGCCGTCGACAAGGACGTGCCCGTGATCTTCGTCAACACGCAGAAGATCTTCGGCGAAACCCTCGCCTATCGCGATACGCTCGCCGAGCAACTGGGGTTCACTGACCTGCGCGTCTATCGCCCTGACCCCCGGCTGCTCGCGGCCAAGGATGCGACGAGCCTGCGCTGGAGCTATGACCCCGATGGCTGCTGCGACCTCAGAAAGGTGGAGCCGTTGCGCCGGGCGCTGGCACCGTTCGACGCATGGATTTCGGGGCGCAAGGGTTTCCAGGGCAAGACCCGCGCCGCGCTGCCGCGCTTCGAGCTCGATGAGGGTCGGTTGAAGGTCAACCCGCTAGCCGACTGGACCCGCGACGCCATCGACGCGGCGTTCACCGCCCGCAAGCTGCCGCGCCACCCGCTGGAGGCGCAGGGCTATCCCAGCGTCGGCTGCGTGCCGTGCACATCGCAGGTGCAGCCGGGCGAAGACCCCCGTGCCGGGCGCTGGCGCGGGTGGGACAAGACCGAATGCGGGATTCACGACCCGGTGTTCTGA
- a CDS encoding nitrite/sulfite reductase: MYVYDQYDQAIVDARVAEFKDQVGRRLRNEITEDQFKPLRLMNGLYLQLHAYMLRVAIPYGTLSGTQMRMLAHIARKYDRDYGHFTTRQNIQYNWIKLEQFSDLLDDLSKVEMHAFQTSGNCIRNISSDQFAGAAADEVADPRPYAELLRQWSTLHPEFSFLPRKFKIAVIASDTDRAAIQLHDIGLQLRRDDAGALGFRVYVGGGMGRTPIIGQVVRDFIAVGQFLSYSEAILRVYNRYGRRDNIYKARIKILVTELGIDEFRRQVEAEWAELAPLGLDAPQAEYDRIIAQFAEPAYDPSAPDTLDLSDPDFAVWVQQNVHAHKQPGHAIVTISLKPKRGIPGDASSAQMDVVADLAERYAHDEIRVTHSQNLVLAHVRKADLYAVWQALEAADLATPNLDLVTDIIVCPGMDYCTLANARSIPIAQTIAAKFENDTADQRDIGELKIKISGCINGCGHHHAGHIGILGVDKKGEEAYQLLLGGSGAEDASLAKILGPGFDENGIVAAVDKLIAFYRTARSAPDERFLDTYRRLGPAPFKEAVYG; this comes from the coding sequence ATGTACGTTTACGACCAATATGACCAGGCCATCGTCGATGCCCGCGTCGCCGAGTTCAAGGACCAGGTCGGCCGCCGGCTGCGCAACGAGATCACCGAGGACCAGTTCAAGCCGCTGCGGCTGATGAACGGGCTCTACCTCCAGTTGCACGCCTATATGCTGCGCGTCGCCATCCCCTATGGTACCTTGTCGGGCACCCAGATGCGGATGCTGGCGCACATCGCGCGCAAATACGACCGTGACTACGGCCATTTCACCACGCGCCAGAACATCCAGTACAACTGGATCAAGCTGGAGCAGTTTTCCGACCTGCTCGACGACCTGTCGAAGGTCGAAATGCACGCTTTCCAGACCAGCGGCAACTGCATCCGCAACATCAGTTCGGACCAGTTCGCCGGTGCCGCCGCCGATGAAGTCGCCGACCCGCGGCCCTATGCCGAGCTGTTGCGCCAATGGTCGACGCTGCATCCCGAATTTTCCTTCCTGCCGCGCAAGTTCAAGATCGCCGTCATCGCCAGCGACACCGACCGTGCCGCGATCCAGCTCCACGATATCGGGCTGCAGCTGCGCCGCGACGATGCCGGGGCGCTTGGGTTCCGCGTCTATGTCGGCGGCGGCATGGGGCGCACGCCGATCATCGGCCAGGTGGTCCGCGACTTCATCGCGGTCGGACAGTTCCTCAGCTATTCGGAAGCGATTTTGCGCGTCTACAACCGCTATGGCCGGCGCGACAATATCTACAAGGCGCGCATCAAGATCCTGGTGACCGAGCTTGGCATCGACGAATTCCGCCGCCAGGTCGAAGCCGAATGGGCCGAGCTGGCACCGCTCGGGCTCGATGCGCCGCAAGCCGAATATGACCGGATCATCGCGCAGTTCGCCGAGCCCGCGTACGACCCGTCGGCGCCCGACACGCTCGATCTGTCGGACCCCGATTTTGCTGTCTGGGTCCAGCAGAACGTCCACGCCCACAAGCAGCCGGGCCATGCCATCGTGACGATCAGCCTGAAGCCGAAGCGCGGCATTCCGGGCGATGCGTCGTCGGCGCAGATGGATGTCGTCGCCGACCTGGCCGAACGCTATGCCCATGACGAGATCCGGGTGACGCACAGCCAGAATCTGGTGCTCGCGCATGTCCGCAAGGCCGATCTCTACGCCGTGTGGCAGGCGTTGGAGGCCGCTGACCTCGCGACGCCGAACCTCGATCTGGTCACCGACATCATCGTCTGCCCCGGCATGGACTATTGCACCCTCGCCAATGCCCGCTCGATCCCGATCGCCCAGACCATTGCCGCCAAGTTCGAGAACGACACCGCCGATCAGCGCGACATCGGCGAGCTGAAGATCAAGATTTCGGGCTGCATCAACGGCTGCGGTCACCATCATGCCGGCCACATCGGCATTCTGGGCGTCGATAAAAAGGGCGAGGAAGCCTATCAGCTGCTGCTCGGCGGCTCCGGCGCCGAGGACGCGTCGCTGGCCAAGATCCTGGGGCCGGGCTTTGACGAAAACGGCATCGTCGCCGCGGTCGACAAGTTGATCGCCTTCTACCGCACGGCGCGCAGCGCTCCCGACGAGCGCTTTCTCGATACCTATCGCCGCCTCGGGCCGGCGCCGTTCAAGGAAGCCGTTTATGGATAA